A genomic window from Bdellovibrio sp. SKB1291214 includes:
- a CDS encoding helix-turn-helix domain-containing protein, whose amino-acid sequence MSRTVMIVVSDNQETVENAKKYWEQHDVTVQAYSSAQWREGLDNAFFRQQLSAGVPALISGNSPVTTDNGGHSNNLIQFPTPTATSTNVQKMEEMEAHAIENAIAQYKGNLTEAAKALGIGRATLYRKVKQYHIDPSAARKKKTVVAA is encoded by the coding sequence ATGTCACGCACAGTAATGATCGTGGTGAGCGATAACCAGGAAACCGTAGAAAACGCAAAGAAGTACTGGGAGCAGCACGATGTGACAGTTCAGGCTTATTCTTCAGCTCAATGGAGAGAAGGTCTTGATAATGCATTTTTCAGACAACAACTATCAGCTGGTGTTCCGGCGTTGATCTCTGGCAACAGCCCAGTGACAACTGATAATGGTGGTCACAGCAATAATTTGATCCAGTTCCCAACGCCAACTGCAACATCTACTAACGTTCAAAAAATGGAAGAGATGGAAGCACACGCGATTGAGAACGCGATCGCACAATACAAAGGCAACTTGACTGAAGCTGCAAAAGCTTTAGGTATTGGTCGCGCAACTTTGTATCGTAAAGTTAAGCAATACCATATCGATCCTTCTGCGGCTCGCAAGAAGAAGACAGTGGTTGCAGCTTAA
- a CDS encoding AMP nucleosidase, translating into MKTKKEIVDNWLPRYTGVPLEEFGHYILLTNFGNYVKMFAEKFNVPVRGLDRPMQTATAENITIINFGMGSALAATCMDLLSAINPKAVLFLGKCGGLKKKNQLGDFILPIAAIRGEGTSNEYLPAEIPALPSFRMQRAVSSMIAKHNCDYWTGTVYTTNRRVWEHDEHFKDYLTKTRAMAVDMETATIFVTGFVNEIPRGALLLVSDNPMIPDGVKTEESDKKVTTNFVDKHLNIGIDALRELRDSGESVKHLRFD; encoded by the coding sequence ATGAAAACAAAAAAGGAAATTGTAGACAACTGGCTGCCTCGCTATACAGGTGTTCCTCTTGAAGAGTTCGGCCACTATATTTTGCTTACGAACTTTGGCAATTACGTAAAAATGTTTGCAGAAAAATTCAACGTTCCAGTCCGCGGCTTAGATCGCCCCATGCAAACGGCGACGGCTGAAAACATCACAATTATCAATTTTGGTATGGGTTCTGCGTTGGCAGCAACGTGTATGGACCTTCTTTCCGCGATTAATCCCAAGGCCGTTTTGTTCTTGGGTAAATGCGGCGGCCTTAAAAAGAAAAACCAACTGGGTGACTTTATTTTACCGATCGCTGCGATTCGCGGTGAGGGGACAAGTAATGAATATCTTCCAGCTGAGATTCCCGCCTTGCCATCGTTCCGTATGCAACGTGCCGTTTCCTCGATGATTGCGAAACATAACTGCGATTATTGGACCGGCACCGTTTACACGACGAACCGTCGCGTATGGGAACATGACGAACATTTCAAAGATTATCTGACTAAAACACGTGCGATGGCTGTGGATATGGAAACAGCGACAATTTTCGTAACCGGCTTTGTTAACGAAATTCCTCGTGGAGCTTTGTTGTTGGTCTCTGATAATCCTATGATTCCGGACGGCGTAAAAACAGAGGAAAGCGATAAGAAAGTCACAACGAACTTCGTTGATAAACACTTGAACATTGGTATCGACGCTCTTCGGGAGTTACGTGACTCGGGTGAATCTGTAAAACATCTTCGCTTCGATTAA
- a CDS encoding pirin family protein: MSVTENSILMEIPPRLLSLGGGSEVHRMIPYAKKRMVGPFIFFDYFPATDFGPQQGIHVRPHPHIGLSTLSYLLEGQVLHHDSLGNKQLLNPGDVNWMTAGDGISHSETTPADLKDIPHRLHLLQFWVALPLDQEDRKPSFTHHAKSDIPRFKVKDADVILIAGSALGHASPVEVFSKLFFMDVHLKSGKEFYFDPQGDELAFYILKGSLKVGEKVIPPDDFVVLNQGSALHVFAEEDCQFIVLGGTPFPEPRHIYWNFVSSSKEKIEVAKSRWASLSFPQVPGEPDIIPLPET, translated from the coding sequence ATGAGCGTCACTGAAAACAGCATTCTAATGGAGATCCCTCCGCGTTTACTTTCATTGGGTGGCGGCTCTGAAGTGCATCGTATGATTCCTTACGCTAAGAAGCGCATGGTCGGACCCTTTATCTTTTTCGATTATTTTCCAGCAACAGACTTCGGTCCGCAACAGGGTATTCACGTGCGTCCTCATCCGCACATTGGACTATCCACTTTGAGTTATTTATTAGAGGGCCAAGTACTTCATCATGATAGCCTCGGGAACAAACAACTCTTAAATCCGGGCGACGTGAATTGGATGACGGCGGGAGATGGGATTTCTCACTCGGAAACGACGCCGGCAGATCTTAAGGATATTCCTCATCGCTTGCACTTGTTGCAATTTTGGGTGGCACTGCCTTTGGACCAAGAGGACCGCAAACCAAGCTTCACTCATCATGCGAAATCAGACATCCCGCGCTTTAAAGTGAAAGATGCTGATGTGATTTTGATTGCTGGATCGGCTTTAGGTCACGCCTCCCCTGTCGAAGTGTTTTCGAAGTTATTCTTTATGGATGTTCATTTGAAATCCGGTAAGGAATTTTATTTTGATCCCCAAGGCGATGAACTGGCGTTTTACATCTTAAAAGGCAGCTTGAAGGTCGGCGAGAAAGTAATCCCTCCCGATGATTTTGTAGTTCTGAATCAAGGGTCGGCCCTGCATGTATTCGCTGAGGAGGATTGCCAATTTATCGTTTTGGGAGGCACCCCTTTCCCAGAGCCTCGTCATATTTATTGGAACTTCGTTTCGTCCTCTAAAGAAAAGATCGAGGTCGCGAAATCCCGCTGGGCAAGCCTTTCATTCCCTCAGGTTCCCGGCGAACCAGATATCATTCCTTTACCCGAAACTTAG
- a CDS encoding S1 family peptidase — MRAIGFILVLILAAACSKQAPQTYSAPDLHSKGTIIGGEAVKSDDFARAATVSIYTVGRRGPLEFLCTGTLISRDLVVTAAHCLQSVYTVIYVSFGEKIPTSTVGLIRVDGSISHPNYRVVQKPGDDGGLYWTTEHDIALMNLDALAPEGFNPVGVHANTDKIPLKSKLLLAGFGITDDEASTAATSMNQIEVELHSLVGEFLVIDQSNKKGACFGDSGGPAYLKTASGWLVVGATHAARPGFVDCHHMSDYTSLSKYIEFIKSSADTLGAEAPEFILPETLQKRPPRTQLAVQ, encoded by the coding sequence TTGAGAGCGATTGGTTTTATTTTAGTTTTGATCTTGGCAGCAGCTTGTTCCAAACAGGCTCCGCAGACCTATTCTGCCCCTGATCTTCATTCAAAAGGAACCATTATCGGTGGCGAAGCTGTTAAATCGGATGATTTTGCTCGCGCGGCAACGGTCTCTATCTATACAGTCGGTCGCCGTGGGCCTTTAGAATTTCTTTGTACGGGAACTCTGATTTCCCGTGATCTCGTTGTGACGGCCGCTCACTGTTTACAATCTGTTTATACTGTTATCTATGTTTCGTTTGGCGAAAAAATTCCCACTTCCACAGTGGGCTTAATTCGTGTTGATGGTTCGATTTCTCATCCGAATTATCGTGTGGTTCAGAAGCCCGGGGATGATGGCGGGCTTTATTGGACGACAGAGCATGATATTGCCCTTATGAATCTGGATGCCTTGGCTCCCGAGGGTTTTAACCCTGTCGGGGTTCACGCAAACACAGATAAAATTCCACTTAAAAGTAAATTGTTGCTAGCAGGGTTTGGCATCACCGATGACGAAGCGAGCACTGCTGCGACAAGTATGAATCAGATCGAAGTAGAACTTCATTCGCTTGTGGGGGAGTTCTTAGTCATCGACCAATCAAATAAGAAGGGTGCATGCTTCGGGGATTCCGGTGGACCTGCCTACTTAAAGACAGCGAGTGGTTGGTTAGTGGTCGGTGCGACTCACGCGGCTCGCCCGGGCTTCGTCGATTGCCATCACATGAGCGATTACACGAGTCTATCTAAATACATCGAATTTATTAAAAGCTCTGCCGATACATTGGGGGCTGAAGCGCCCGAATTTATCCTTCCAGAAACCCTCCAGAAGCGTCCTCCGCGTACACAATTAGCCGTCCAGTAA
- a CDS encoding S1 family peptidase, which translates to MKIWVLLPLMLLAACSNKNTGPSPVAQGESIINGKTADKDSDIVKATVALVMVDADRTRSFCTGTLVSKDIIITAAHCVEPIMSGYQMQVSFGGETFTSKNEGELREIDRFYTYEMVYPSAGHPEAVRTINDLKDIAVIKLLTTAPKWAIPATILGSEASLAVGQEVTVAGFGRMKEDQAAMATELQQTQLKIQNIESKRIELDQTQGTGACWGDSGGPALIRTEQELIVIGVLSGATYGNQNCHSGTVYTSLAGYKDFIQKVVSVMGGEAPSFTE; encoded by the coding sequence ATGAAGATTTGGGTTCTGCTGCCGCTTATGCTTCTTGCAGCTTGTTCAAACAAGAACACGGGTCCATCGCCTGTGGCGCAAGGTGAATCCATTATCAATGGTAAGACGGCCGATAAAGACAGCGATATTGTTAAAGCCACCGTGGCGTTAGTGATGGTCGATGCAGACCGTACCAGATCTTTTTGTACGGGAACGTTGGTATCTAAAGACATCATTATCACTGCGGCTCATTGTGTAGAGCCGATTATGTCTGGTTATCAAATGCAGGTGTCTTTTGGAGGGGAAACATTCACCTCTAAAAACGAAGGTGAACTTCGTGAGATCGATCGGTTTTATACTTATGAAATGGTATATCCATCTGCGGGTCATCCCGAGGCTGTTCGTACAATCAATGACCTGAAAGACATTGCGGTTATTAAGCTTTTGACGACAGCACCCAAATGGGCAATTCCAGCTACAATCCTGGGTTCTGAAGCTTCTTTAGCTGTCGGACAAGAAGTCACCGTTGCAGGATTCGGTCGCATGAAAGAGGACCAGGCAGCAATGGCGACAGAACTGCAACAGACTCAATTGAAAATTCAAAACATCGAATCTAAAAGGATTGAACTTGATCAAACTCAAGGCACAGGTGCTTGCTGGGGTGATTCCGGCGGGCCTGCACTGATCCGGACTGAACAAGAACTGATAGTTATTGGCGTACTCAGTGGCGCGACTTATGGAAATCAGAACTGTCACTCGGGCACAGTTTACACTTCGCTGGCTGGTTATAAGGACTTTATCCAAAAAGTCGTTTCTGTGATGGGTGGCGAAGCACCCTCATTTACTGAATAG
- a CDS encoding S41 family peptidase yields MLKRIAAIIFTMACAYGAFHLTMNQSFVNPYPVVCDLVLDKIYLPNKEISGWHRKCMERAELVTPYTKKNLILRDINNTLSLLQVSHLEIYDAPEVRGIWRGEVKETGLSGEFVDSELVIFKVLPQSPAERLGFKKGDIIVTINGEQPSSWAVESEAGDYQIHRGQEVFTIKLHPGVVKRNENMQISKLSERSALLEVPSFRAEFFTDEKVKKVSQELKKYQSVVVDLRNNAGGNFVAGLRFLSLFICEPTLVGKLEKPKSNLGKAEMPDILNDEKQLEILEKSREVNLRTFRSPSCFAGNVKVLVDGRTSSVAEMVSQALKEYRGAPLRGAPSRGQLLVGVWYPMDEVGQGVQISIPEALYISGKGHRIEGHGVQLDKVLYYNLPQMQAGIDSWVKSFQD; encoded by the coding sequence ATGTTAAAACGAATCGCCGCCATCATTTTTACAATGGCTTGCGCATATGGAGCCTTTCACCTAACGATGAATCAATCGTTCGTGAATCCGTATCCTGTCGTGTGCGATTTGGTCTTAGATAAAATTTATCTGCCAAATAAGGAAATCTCTGGCTGGCATCGCAAGTGTATGGAGCGTGCAGAGTTAGTTACTCCTTATACCAAAAAGAATCTTATACTTCGCGATATCAATAACACATTAAGTTTGCTGCAAGTTTCACACTTGGAAATCTATGATGCACCCGAGGTGCGGGGCATCTGGAGAGGTGAAGTGAAAGAGACCGGCTTAAGTGGAGAGTTCGTGGATAGCGAACTTGTGATCTTCAAAGTCCTGCCACAGTCACCGGCGGAACGATTGGGTTTTAAAAAAGGTGATATCATCGTTACTATCAATGGTGAGCAGCCCAGTTCGTGGGCCGTGGAATCCGAAGCAGGGGATTATCAAATCCATAGGGGTCAGGAAGTATTCACGATCAAACTTCATCCTGGTGTGGTGAAGCGCAATGAAAATATGCAAATTTCAAAACTGTCGGAAAGATCAGCTTTGCTGGAAGTTCCATCTTTCCGTGCAGAGTTTTTCACAGATGAAAAAGTAAAAAAGGTATCGCAAGAGTTAAAAAAATATCAGTCAGTGGTTGTTGATCTTCGCAATAATGCCGGCGGAAATTTTGTTGCGGGATTGCGATTTTTGTCTTTGTTTATTTGTGAACCCACTCTGGTGGGCAAGCTCGAAAAACCTAAATCCAATTTGGGTAAAGCCGAAATGCCCGACATATTGAATGATGAAAAACAACTTGAGATTTTAGAGAAAAGTCGTGAAGTGAATTTAAGAACTTTCCGTTCTCCGAGCTGCTTTGCGGGAAATGTAAAGGTCTTAGTCGACGGCAGAACTTCGTCGGTGGCAGAAATGGTGTCACAGGCCTTAAAGGAATACCGTGGCGCACCACTTCGGGGGGCGCCGTCTCGCGGTCAGTTGCTAGTGGGAGTTTGGTATCCGATGGATGAAGTAGGACAAGGTGTACAGATCTCCATTCCCGAAGCCCTTTATATCAGCGGGAAGGGACATCGTATCGAGGGCCACGGTGTTCAACTGGATAAAGTACTCTATTACAACCTGCCGCAAATGCAGGCTGGCATTGATTCCTGGGTAAAATCTTTCCAGGACTAG
- a CDS encoding DUF4097 family beta strand repeat-containing protein has product MYKTILIATLLTSSAAMAADTQEFDTNGIKKLSVENYNGEVTITAVEGAKASVTVTKNSMPDKCQVESERSRSSIEVEVNRKGKADCVVNLDIKVPKLVALDLEVGTGKITTKGTQGELDFKMGAGSIMADGNFTEVKGKTGAGNIEVKGITGSSKVKTGSGNISLMYSSLPEKGEAKFKNASGHSTLLLPKGSQINAKIMAATGKMENEFGSNKDAKFSVEAKAGSGDLKVKSY; this is encoded by the coding sequence ATGTATAAAACGATACTTATCGCAACACTCTTAACATCCTCTGCCGCAATGGCAGCAGACACTCAAGAATTTGACACCAACGGCATCAAAAAACTGTCTGTAGAAAACTACAACGGAGAAGTGACCATCACAGCTGTGGAGGGAGCCAAGGCTTCCGTCACCGTTACTAAAAACTCCATGCCTGACAAATGCCAAGTCGAATCAGAGAGATCGCGATCCTCTATCGAGGTCGAAGTGAATCGCAAAGGTAAAGCGGACTGTGTCGTTAATCTAGATATCAAAGTTCCTAAACTGGTAGCCCTAGATCTTGAAGTGGGAACCGGTAAAATCACGACCAAAGGTACACAGGGCGAGCTTGATTTCAAAATGGGCGCAGGCTCGATAATGGCTGACGGAAACTTTACCGAAGTTAAAGGTAAAACCGGCGCCGGAAACATTGAAGTCAAAGGTATTACGGGAAGTTCGAAAGTAAAAACTGGCAGCGGCAACATCAGCCTTATGTATTCTTCCCTTCCAGAAAAAGGCGAAGCGAAGTTTAAGAATGCGAGCGGCCACTCGACGTTGCTTTTGCCTAAAGGCAGCCAAATTAATGCGAAAATCATGGCTGCCACCGGAAAAATGGAAAATGAGTTTGGCAGCAACAAAGATGCAAAGTTCTCTGTTGAAGCCAAAGCCGGCTCAGGGGATTTGAAAGTAAAATCTTACTAA
- a CDS encoding S1 family peptidase, with product MKKLMLIPLLALSACSYDSGNRSIKAQNNAAIINGQNVTDVEDYALSTVALVAEREGQISTFCTGTLISNNLVVTAAHCTAVFERMQAKVLFGTTIPTDSKDARLVEIEESISNKDFGVDSKTGLTKGDVAVIKLVGGAPEGYKPVPVLESVSAIKAGDALSLIGWGRMSETEKVKTTNLQKTVVEVAQVRDEEIVTDQTKGTGACNGDSGGPAYIETSKGLVLAGATRGPETGYVDCHHYGNYTLLVNYKDFLKYAAQAMQGEYPQFVTP from the coding sequence ATGAAAAAACTAATGTTGATTCCACTTCTGGCATTGTCCGCCTGTTCATACGATTCGGGCAACAGAAGTATTAAAGCGCAAAATAATGCCGCTATCATCAACGGTCAAAATGTGACGGATGTTGAGGATTATGCTTTGTCGACGGTGGCTTTAGTTGCGGAACGAGAAGGGCAGATTTCTACCTTTTGCACCGGCACACTTATCTCGAATAATTTGGTGGTGACAGCAGCACATTGCACGGCAGTTTTCGAACGTATGCAAGCCAAAGTATTATTCGGTACGACGATACCCACGGATTCTAAAGATGCTCGTCTGGTAGAAATCGAAGAGTCGATTTCTAATAAAGATTTTGGCGTGGACTCTAAAACAGGTCTTACTAAAGGTGACGTTGCCGTGATCAAACTGGTGGGCGGTGCACCTGAAGGCTACAAGCCAGTGCCAGTTCTGGAAAGTGTGTCAGCGATTAAAGCGGGTGATGCCCTTTCATTGATCGGTTGGGGGCGGATGTCTGAAACTGAAAAAGTGAAAACAACGAATCTCCAAAAAACAGTGGTTGAGGTCGCTCAAGTTCGTGATGAAGAGATTGTCACTGATCAAACAAAAGGCACTGGTGCATGTAACGGCGATTCTGGTGGTCCCGCATACATCGAAACCTCAAAAGGCCTGGTTTTGGCGGGTGCGACGCGAGGCCCTGAGACTGGTTATGTTGATTGCCATCACTACGGCAATTATACACTCCTTGTTAACTACAAAGATTTCTTGAAATATGCAGCACAAGCGATGCAAGGTGAGTACCCACAATTCGTAACTCCATAG